Below is a window of Gossypium hirsutum isolate 1008001.06 chromosome A12, Gossypium_hirsutum_v2.1, whole genome shotgun sequence DNA.
CACAACCCTAaatcaaaaacactaaaaatagaaagcaaacactaaaaaattttcacaacactaaattaaaccaaaataaaaaagaaactcaTACTCAATCATTccaaaaaaacttatttaatctttttttcatCAAGCTTTTTAAAATAACCAGTCAAGTGCTGGTGGAAGAAAAGATAAAAGGACTCGGTGGCTACTTGGTTTGAAGCATTGGTGATTGGTATTTCTAGATTTTGGATTTGGAAAACTCATCTCGACTTGGTTGGAAGAAGCCATTGGTACGATGTTGAAGGTTTAGATTTGAAACGTCATTGACGACATGATTGGAAGAAACCACCAATGTTGATACTAGTAATGTAGGCTCATAGGGGTACAAGAAAAGAGGGTTTTGCTTATTACAGAAAAAGATGATagtgaaaacttagaaaaaaattacCTATTAGAAAATGAGAGTTTTATAATGTTTTTACTTTGTTTATGTCAGtgacaaaaatatttaattttgtataatatagtgaccaaaatagaaaaaaaaagttcaaaattaaaataaaaagtggGCAATTCTTTAGGGACCATTTTTATACTTTACCCTAAAAATTTATACAATATAAATACTATATCTACACCATCATTCAATTCTTAATTGAGTTATTCTTACCAATTAATccaatattatataaattaaaagacgactttaaaaatcatttattaagaaaatgccaaatattataataatagtagttttatattttaaacattttatgtaaaatattaaaataaaacaaaaaatagcagtaaataataatattatttgaattagattagattaatcaaattaaattaaattagattaatcaatttaaattgattgaattgagaattagtaaaaaaaatcaatttagagtataatttttaaatgaattaaataaaaattggtaaaaattaattcaactaaTGATGAAATCAGATTTTCGAAAGGAACTCATAACTTGACTAATTTAACTGAGTatccaaactttaaaaaatatatatattgctaAATGGGTGAAAATCGACTGGatgaaattttttatgtaaatatctGCTTGTAATTCGAGTGATTCAGGTTAAGCTTAGCCTAGAAGCTAGAATTCATTCCGTTTATTTCAAAAGTGAAACAAGGTAAGGAACAAAGTGAACAGCGAAAGCAAAGTAAAGCTTGGGATTCGTGGTTGTCGCCTTGGACGAACCCTCGCCGACCATCGACCCTCTGACGAATCAATTCGGATCTCTGAACGACCTATCCCACGAGCTGGCTTCTCTTCAAGACCTTGCCATGCGCGGCTCCTGGCGTTCCATTCTCGATAAAGTTTCTAGAGCCCGTTCCCTTGACCTCCTAACCAAACCCGACGACCACCTCATCTACCTTTCCTACAACGTCCTTGCTCTCACCAAGCTCCGCCGCTTCTCCGACGCCTCCAACGAGCTTGACTCTCTCCACGACTTCAACAGCCACCATTACAAATATGAAACCTACCCTAAGCTTTATCACACCCGCTCCGGTTCTATGGTCCCCTTCTCCCTCCGCTTCATCCACGCCCAACTCCCCTTCAAGCTTGGGAATCGCCAAGAAGGGTTAGATTGCTTTTATCTTTTGCTTAACTTTATTCGTCAGAAAATTAAAGATAAGGGAATTCATAGTTTGCAGGAGTCTgtcaaaatttggagaaaaaggGAAGTTTTTGTTTTACATTGTTTAATTGGGCATCATTTGGGGGCTAAGGAATTCAATGTATGTCTAGATTTGATTAGGCATTTGATCAATCATGACTATTTAGACCCGGTTTTAGTTTCCAAATTAGGGTATATTCAGATGCAGATCGGAGATTTTGAAGGGGCAAAAGGATCATTCCACCGTGTTGAGACAATGTTAAATGAAAGGAAGAATGATGATTCTTCAGCTTTGAGTGAGGTTGAGTTCAGAAATCTTGTGAATAGAAACAAGGCCTTGGTTTTTTTAGTAGGCAAAGATTATGTTTCTGCAGTGAGGGAATACGAGGAGTGTATGGAAAGGGATCCCGCAGATGTTGTGGCTGTTAATAATAAGGCGCTTTGTTTGATGTATTTGAGAGATTTGTCAGATTCAATTAAGGTATTGGAGAATTCACTCGAAAGAGTACCTACTGTGGCATTGAATGAGACTTTGGCGGTCAATTTGTGTAGTATGTATGAGTTGGCATATGTTAATCACTCAGAGATTAAGAGGACTTTGAGTAATTGGATTGCTCGAGTTGCTCCTGATGATTTTGACGCATCCTGTACCAGGGTTTGAGGTATTCTTCTTTTGACTTGTTGATATTAGTATTTTGTTTCATTGTCTCATTTTTCTGTTCAGTTAAAGTCAAGTTccttaacttatttaattaaaatgatcATATTATTCAAGATGCATTGTGTTTATCGTGAACTCTATTTTAGTGTTTCCAATTCATCCTTTATACAGATTTTGTGCTTTCTTGTGTGTCCTGTGATGTTATCTCGGTTGAGGTGGTTTATTTAGCGGCACACATTAGCaaattattttgaaatcatgGTTTGTTAGGTGCAAATGAGCAAATTATTAGATTTCAATTGAATTCCACAAAATTTTATGGAATTCAAATTTTTTGAAACTCTTCCAATGTCTCTTTATGTGGATAGAACCAAATTGTACTGCATTTGCTGGTTGAACTGCATCATTCTGATtcaagtctgcacttaatttcatGGTTACTAAGTGCCAATGTTGATTTGTGTAGTGATTCAACCTATAGGTTAACTTACTGACAAATAGATGATTCATAAAAGcagtgtttattttctatttctatttatcCCTTATCTGCTTAAGTGGTGTAAGAGGTTCTTTGGCACCATGAAATATTACTGCaaatatttatctttaatttcctGATACTTCGCTTCCAGGATGAAATGTGTATTAACTTTATCTTGTCtgtttttatcaaaatataatattgaTTTCTGCAAAAATGTGTTCCATACCTAGTTGTTTATGCCTATTTTGACAAGGTGATATCTTAAATGTTGCATTGAAACTTCTGAGACATCcatcatttatttttcataaCAATGAACAGCTTAGTTTCTTAAAACACCACCATTTAAGATACAAATTTTCCCTCACTTCCAAATAACCTGTTCGTGGTGATATTTTCTTTATCTGAGGTCTAATGGTACATTTTTATTATTGGTATTAGGATACTGCATTTGAACCTATATTGCTGTTATATGGTTTCTAATCGTCAAGTTACCCATGAACTACAAATGTTGAGTGGGAAAGTAGGATAATAGAAAGCTTTTAGATGTGATTTTGATAGAAATCCATATGGTTGGACTTGGATGTAACATCTAGCCGCAATACATGGTACTACTTACCAGAAACAAGTATTTTAATAGAAAGCTTTTAGAAGTGATTTTGAAATTCCTTCTCCATTATCTAATCAATTTTCTCCAAATTCTAAGAAtaggttattttattttaagtagaAACAGGTTTGGCAGTTGTGGTTTTAGGTGGAAATAGAGACTGGTCTTTTGGTTGGCATTTCTTGTTATACTTATTGATTACCGGTGAAGTTGGTCTCATCTCAATTGAGCGTGTCCTGTTTGGTTATTTAAGCGATGAGCATCTCCTTTTACTGTCTATTTCGTTCTTTGGGGTCCTCATTTCAACAACTCTTTTGCAGCCTTTGTGCCAAAAACAAAACACCATTTGATGCACTTTGTGGTCTGATGAATCTGAATTTGAGCAGATTTTGACGAGTAAAGATGCAGAGAGTTGATTCAAAACAGGGCTTGCGAGGTTCAACTTATGGTGCCGGCCAAACCTATAGAATTCATTCTCAAGTTTACTACCTCTTTTACGGTTTCCATTTCTTTTATGGGAAGGAGAATACATGCAgtggttttattaaaattttagattttgtaaCTTTCCCATGGAACGATGTGAGATGGAGCTTTGTCTAATCCATGAACGTCGGATGGCTTTtagaaaatagaatgtgaaaatCATGAATATTTGTGCTGTTGCTAGAACTGATCCTCATTCGGGAGAAAGCCCTGGTGTAATGTACCTGACAATAAGTACATGTGTATTGTGGTTCAATTTTTTGGAGTTCTTTAATGTTTACCATTTAGcataattatatatttagtttttaatctttaccattttgttcatttttactctaattttttttattacattgcTTTCAATCTTCAAAATTTAGTAAcaattatttgttttatagagAAGTTGATTGAATTGTTAGAAGcttaatgataataatatggTAACACGCGTAACGTTAGTGTATTTGTGTTTCATTGTTGATGATgtggattttttttatgaatttttttgatCTTTAAATAATTCTTATGTAATTTTTGAATTTGCATAAAATACACTTGGATTGCTATACATATTTTTATGTTAGTACTGTTAAAATTTGTATGAAGTATATttagattatatataattttccaaacttaaaaaaaaaagttatcaactttttcataatttataattttgaaatgtgTATAATTTAAGGAAGTTTTTGTTCTTTtcaaagttttatatatattttttttaagtgtgaatcttttgaatcttttttttttgtgaaattttataaatttaatacatttttaaaattttagatattgcttcttcaatttttatttttttatactttttggaAGATTTAAAAAATTCTCGACTTTTTTTTATgaaagatttaatttaatttttttttagaatctataaatatttttgtatatttttcgaTTTGTAAATGCATATTGACGTGGCATATGTTATAAGACAATCATGATAACATACTAAACCACTGTGTACAAAAATTTCAGATTAGTGAGATTTAAGTATCAAAAAACAAAATGACGATTTTTGTCCACAAAGGGATTAGCTTGATGAAAAATATAACCATTTCTTTTTTTGGCCGAAAAAAATAAAACTGTAAGAGTTTAATTGATTTTCGATTTATTCtgtgaggtttttttttctttttttttcttttttaccaaTTAGTTTTTTGGACAAACTATATTCAAGGTGGctgaactattagtaaatttatattttcatcacttaattttaaaaagttataaattggtCATTGAGTTATTTAAAAGTTACAAGTTGGTCATCGTCACGTTTAAGTTCCTAAATGTTAGACTTGGGTATaagtaaatttacaatttagttactCAACATTAGtatatttacaatttggtcactcacaacataatttaataatttttaggtttaaatATGCCAAAGATCTTTGTACTCtttcgaaaattaaaatttaatccgtatacttcaattttaaaatattgagtgcctgtactttttcaatttaaaagtcTTCGCCATGTCTTTTAATTTTGCCATTAAAGTTAACAAAATCAAAGCTAAAATATTCTTTTAGCCCTCAacattcactttttttttgtcaatttggtccttacatttaaaagtacataaaaaattaaaatttattttttcatattttaaatataaaaaataaaaattttaaaatatatttaaaaaaataaaaattatgaaaataaataaaaactatttaaaattaaaaaataaaaaagatttttaaaatataaataaaaattccaaaattcaattttatctaAACCAGACTAGACTAACTTAGTCGGATTGGGAATTAATTGGGGTATCGATCTAGTGATAGGTAGAAGAACAGTTGACTTGTGAACCGGCAGAGATTGGTTGAATTGAGCTGAAAAATTGGTTGAACCGATAATTGAATCAATTTCAAAATGGTTTGACCAATTGATTTCCAGAACGATTGGCTGAccgatttaaagaaaataaattattagaaataaaaaatgaaaataaaaatattaatatatataaaaattggtTCAATTGTCAGTTCAACTAATTTTTAGCCCAATTCAACTAACTTATATTGATTCATAggtttattgatttttaaatatttataattttttgtaaatttggtCCATACcatttaaaattacataatttttttaaagaacgAAAAATTTTCTTCTTATCTTAAATACTTTGAGATAGGAATTTTTGTCACAAATATTGATATTATAACTAGTGATAGTACTTTGTGATGAAGTTGTGACggatttaataaattaaattatttttaagataatacctttataaataaacaaattgaaATTATAACCAATAACAATATTCTACTTTATGCTAAAACATTCTTGAATGTAGTATCTCTACTTTGCATACACTTGAATGTAGTACCTctacttttatttaataaatttagttactttattaagttaatatatcttatttaattttaaaatttcacataacaaaataattttaatagtgtaagtaattgtacttgaattttaaaatttgaaaagtaaacatactaaattcttaaaaataaaagtagacaactaaattccaaatatacaaaaattataacaacttggagcatattttaatcttttaaaaatatagcATTTAAAAATCCAATTTCTTCACaactttaaattataaataatgataaatatttttataacaaagtttttaaataaaggttaaaagGGTATATTAGCCCTAAACTTTTGCgaataaattaattaagctcTTTGCGAAAAATACACTCAATTAAGCCCTCAAACTCTCAAATTGCATAAATAAGCCCTTTGACCACCGTTTTCTGTCTTTGACTGTTACAGTCCACGAGATGGGAAATGAAAATTATTAGCCTACACGAAGTTAGTGAATAAGTGGTTGTCTAATAATGAGCAAGGAATATCCGCCTTTATGCTAAATAGGATGTACTGAACTCATAATTCATTAGATACTTTTTAATGAATGTCAACTAAGTATTGTAAGTAAATTGGTCTCGATTGTTCAATCATTTGATAACCAGTGTCATTCTTTGATATGATCACTATGAGTCAGACTTAATAGAATTTGATCTAATTCTTTTTTCTATCGTTAAGGAGGAGAAC
It encodes the following:
- the LOC107954687 gene encoding trafficking protein particle complex subunit 12; the encoded protein is SLGFVVVALDEPSPTIDPLTNQFGSLNDLSHELASLQDLAMRGSWRSILDKVSRARSLDLLTKPDDHLIYLSYNVLALTKLRRFSDASNELDSLHDFNSHHYKYETYPKLYHTRSGSMVPFSLRFIHAQLPFKLGNRQEGLDCFYLLLNFIRQKIKDKGIHSLQESVKIWRKREVFVLHCLIGHHLGAKEFNVCLDLIRHLINHDYLDPVLVSKLGYIQMQIGDFEGAKGSFHRVETMLNERKNDDSSALSEVEFRNLVNRNKALVFLVGKDYVSAVREYEECMERDPADVVAVNNKALCLMYLRDLSDSIKVLENSLERVPTVALNETLAVNLCSMYELAYVNHSEIKRTLSNWIARVAPDDFDASCTRV